One Corynebacterium uterequi DNA segment encodes these proteins:
- a CDS encoding L,D-transpeptidase: MGLTRKNWVKVAAASTLLAVAGGTLTACSIDGVGATPDSDAVAEEAKPVLTWNVKDGAKEYNPAEPVTLSVVDGTIIRAEMVNEEDKVVEAKLSSDGTEWTTTEPLGFYRTYTLTVETSDGAKETRTFSTVEPAGTSALGLGPVAGSTVGVAKTIDFYFGSAVTNKDAVEEAITIETSNDTVGDFIWLDDLTLRWRPKEFWQSGTEVSVDADLYGLEISDGVFVDDDYSTNFTIGEDVRAEVDDATKTMKVFRNGELLREIPVSLGRDNSTWATPNGIYVVGNENTSMIMDSTTFGLAYDQGGYRTPVQYATQLSYSGIYVHGAPWSVWAQGSQNTSHGCVNVSIEDAAWFQEVVKLGDPVTVKNTVGGTLPGYDGLGQWNLTWEQIQNNDVGL, translated from the coding sequence ATGGGTTTGACGCGCAAGAACTGGGTCAAGGTTGCCGCGGCCTCGACACTGTTGGCAGTCGCAGGGGGCACCCTCACCGCGTGCAGCATTGACGGGGTAGGGGCCACGCCGGACAGCGATGCCGTCGCCGAGGAAGCCAAGCCGGTTCTGACGTGGAACGTCAAAGACGGCGCCAAGGAGTACAACCCGGCGGAGCCGGTAACTCTGAGCGTGGTCGATGGCACCATCATCCGCGCGGAAATGGTTAACGAGGAAGACAAGGTCGTCGAAGCGAAGCTCAGCAGCGACGGCACCGAGTGGACCACGACGGAACCGCTGGGCTTCTACCGCACCTACACCCTGACCGTGGAGACCTCGGACGGAGCGAAAGAAACCCGCACCTTCTCTACGGTTGAGCCGGCCGGCACGTCTGCCCTGGGCCTGGGCCCGGTGGCGGGGAGCACTGTCGGCGTGGCTAAGACCATCGACTTTTACTTCGGTAGCGCCGTCACGAATAAGGACGCCGTGGAGGAAGCCATCACCATCGAGACCTCCAATGACACGGTGGGTGACTTCATCTGGCTCGATGATCTCACTCTGCGCTGGCGGCCCAAGGAGTTCTGGCAGTCGGGTACCGAGGTGAGCGTCGACGCGGACCTGTATGGTCTGGAGATCTCCGACGGTGTCTTCGTCGACGACGACTACTCGACCAACTTCACCATCGGTGAGGACGTCCGCGCCGAGGTGGATGACGCGACCAAGACCATGAAGGTGTTCCGCAACGGGGAGCTACTGCGCGAGATTCCGGTGTCGCTCGGCCGGGATAACTCCACCTGGGCCACCCCCAACGGCATCTATGTGGTGGGTAACGAGAACACGTCGATGATTATGGACTCGACCACCTTCGGCCTGGCCTACGACCAGGGTGGTTACCGCACCCCGGTTCAGTACGCCACCCAGTTGTCCTACTCCGGCATCTACGTCCACGGTGCGCCGTGGTCCGTGTGGGCCCAAGGGTCGCAAAACACCTCCCACGGCTGCGTCAATGTCTCCATCGAGGACGCCGCCTGGTTCCAGGAGGTCGTCAAGCTGGGCGATCCGGTGACGGTGAAGAACACCGTCGGCGGCACGCTGCCGGGCTATGACGGCCTCGGCCAGTGGAACTTGACCTGGGAGCAGATCCAGAACAACGACGTCGGACTGTAA
- a CDS encoding LacI family DNA-binding transcriptional regulator — MATEKSITIYDVAAKAGVSASTVSRAFSRPDRVSFATAEKIRDAANELGYRTKLATKSANPSDSRPPTKTLGLIIADATNPFFQEIRSGCDHAAAVEKMVVLTADIRESLPSAHLAVERMVPLVDGLLLASSRLANGDIQKIARTIPTVVINRPVPGVPSVLIDSYTGTIRLAAHLVEQGARSITYLAGPLDSWADGLRWRGLLDAVGSTDPNQAFEGLGQRAANPVLNPSMIRAMRNVTLQQMRVDEPTIRGGQRAFTAWSKQPTDAVLCYNDIVAIGFIHEAQEQGLDVPEDVLVAGYDNTDVSTLVSPGVTTVAGPLRAVGRVAAANAMALAKGLKPQIARPRILPTRMILRGSTLRHV, encoded by the coding sequence ATGGCAACGGAGAAGTCCATCACGATTTACGACGTCGCGGCCAAAGCAGGGGTCTCCGCGTCGACAGTGTCGCGCGCCTTCTCCCGGCCTGACCGGGTTTCTTTCGCCACGGCCGAAAAAATCCGCGACGCCGCTAACGAGTTGGGTTACCGCACGAAACTGGCAACGAAGTCCGCTAACCCTTCGGATTCGCGCCCGCCCACCAAGACGCTGGGCCTTATTATCGCGGACGCCACGAACCCCTTCTTCCAGGAGATCCGCAGCGGCTGCGACCACGCTGCCGCCGTCGAGAAGATGGTGGTGCTCACGGCCGACATTCGGGAGTCGTTGCCCAGCGCTCACCTGGCTGTGGAGCGGATGGTCCCCCTCGTCGACGGGCTGCTTTTGGCCTCGTCGCGGCTGGCGAATGGGGATATTCAAAAGATCGCCCGGACGATCCCGACCGTGGTCATCAACCGACCCGTTCCCGGGGTGCCGAGTGTCCTCATCGACAGTTACACGGGCACCATTCGGCTGGCGGCGCACCTGGTGGAACAGGGGGCGCGCTCCATCACCTACCTGGCGGGTCCGCTCGATTCCTGGGCGGACGGGTTGAGGTGGCGGGGGCTGCTCGACGCCGTCGGCAGCACTGATCCGAATCAGGCTTTCGAGGGACTGGGCCAGCGCGCGGCGAACCCGGTGCTCAATCCGAGCATGATTCGCGCCATGCGCAACGTCACGCTCCAGCAGATGCGCGTCGACGAGCCCACCATCCGCGGCGGGCAGCGGGCGTTCACGGCCTGGAGCAAGCAGCCGACGGATGCGGTGCTGTGCTACAACGACATCGTCGCTATTGGTTTCATCCACGAGGCTCAAGAACAGGGCCTCGACGTCCCGGAGGATGTGCTCGTCGCCGGCTACGACAACACCGATGTCTCCACCCTGGTTTCTCCCGGGGTGACGACGGTGGCGGGCCCCTTGCGCGCCGTCGGGCGGGTGGCGGCGGCGAACGCCATGGCCCTCGCGAAGGGCCTCAAGCCTCAAATCGCCCGGCCGCGTATCCTTCCCACCCGCATGATTCTGCGCGGCTCTACCCTGCGCCACGTCTAG
- the gntP gene encoding gluconate permease GntP: protein MDTGLLHIVWVVVGIALMLVLNIRWKINAMLALLLAAVLIGVLEGFPLMELIATLQSGFGSTLGSLAIIIVFGAVIGKLMVDSGAADQIADTLLRRLGVQRVKVAMVLAGTIFGLAMFYEVAFIMLAPLIIAVAQRANVSFMKIAIPAVAATTTAHSVFPPQPGPMALVDSYGADIGMVYIYGVVVAIPTVIVTGWLLPKFLGNLDYPVPTLLQAENPVPEEERPSFAVSIFVPLIPAILMVGATLANIWVTEGTTAYTIVNFFGSSLIAVSVAMIAGFYFFSIRTRRGISWAMESFDSAVKSIAMVVLIVGAGGALKQVIIDTGIGEYIGGLMTATAVSPYLMAWLITVLIRLATGQGVVSAMTAAGIIGAALMDPASGQLVGVDPALLVLATAAGSNTLTHINDASFWLFKGYFDLSVKDTLKTWGLLQLCNSLVGLAVVLALSVVVPGA from the coding sequence ATGGACACCGGGCTGCTACACATTGTCTGGGTGGTTGTTGGAATCGCCCTCATGCTCGTCCTCAACATCAGATGGAAGATCAACGCCATGCTCGCGTTGCTCCTCGCCGCCGTGCTCATCGGAGTGCTCGAGGGCTTCCCGCTCATGGAACTCATCGCCACCCTGCAATCTGGGTTCGGATCCACCCTGGGATCGCTGGCGATCATCATCGTCTTCGGCGCCGTCATCGGAAAGCTCATGGTTGACTCCGGCGCCGCGGACCAAATCGCCGATACCCTCCTGCGTCGCCTCGGCGTGCAACGCGTCAAGGTGGCCATGGTCTTAGCCGGCACCATCTTCGGGCTGGCCATGTTCTACGAGGTCGCGTTCATCATGCTCGCCCCGCTGATTATCGCCGTCGCTCAGCGAGCCAATGTCTCCTTCATGAAGATCGCCATCCCCGCGGTCGCCGCCACCACCACCGCGCACTCCGTGTTCCCGCCGCAGCCCGGACCCATGGCGCTAGTGGACAGCTACGGCGCCGACATCGGCATGGTCTACATCTATGGCGTGGTCGTGGCTATCCCGACGGTCATCGTCACCGGCTGGTTGCTGCCGAAGTTCCTCGGCAACCTCGACTACCCGGTCCCCACCCTGTTGCAGGCTGAAAACCCCGTGCCGGAAGAGGAGCGCCCGTCGTTCGCCGTGTCCATCTTCGTTCCTCTCATCCCGGCCATCCTCATGGTCGGCGCCACGCTTGCCAACATCTGGGTCACCGAAGGCACTACTGCCTACACCATCGTCAACTTCTTCGGTTCCTCGCTCATCGCGGTATCCGTGGCCATGATCGCCGGCTTCTACTTCTTCTCCATCCGCACCCGTCGTGGCATCAGCTGGGCGATGGAATCCTTCGACTCCGCCGTGAAGTCCATTGCCATGGTGGTCCTCATCGTCGGCGCCGGCGGTGCGCTCAAGCAGGTCATCATCGATACGGGCATCGGCGAGTACATCGGTGGGCTCATGACCGCCACGGCGGTCAGCCCCTACCTCATGGCCTGGCTCATCACGGTCCTCATCCGCTTGGCCACCGGCCAAGGGGTGGTGTCCGCGATGACCGCAGCCGGAATCATCGGCGCGGCGCTCATGGATCCTGCTTCCGGGCAGCTCGTCGGCGTCGACCCGGCGCTGCTCGTTCTGGCCACCGCCGCCGGCTCCAACACGCTGACCCACATCAACGACGCGTCGTTCTGGCTCTTCAAGGGCTACTTCGACCTCTCAGTCAAGGATACCCTGAAGACCTGGGGCTTGCTGCAGCTATGCAACTCCCTCGTCGGCCTGGCCGTCGTCCTCGCGCTGTCGGTCGTCGTACCCGGCGCCTAG